A single Salmo salar chromosome ssa19, Ssal_v3.1, whole genome shotgun sequence DNA region contains:
- the LOC106579696 gene encoding highly reducing polyketide synthase alt5 isoform X1, protein MMGDAEDIAVVGIGCNFPGGEGLDNFWKVLLEGKNCALQIPDERFDSSYWYDPNDDKVGKSRTDKAALMDGFNEFDHKFFGITETEVEQMDPQQKLLLQCAYRALENAGMPMEKASGTKTGVFIGLMNRDYEQSAAFMNPNVINHCTGTGLSMSIAANRVSYVFNFTGPSLSIDCACSSSLVALHLACQAIRQGDCEMALCGGVNCIIQPLVFVALSKAKMISPEGTSKPFSSRADGYGRGEGCGIILLKPLKKALKENDHVWGIISNTAVNQDGHTVTPITKPSMVQQEELLRGIYSESDLLSVQYIEAHGTGTPVGDPIEAGSISKVIAKARPPGSEILRIGSVKGNIGHTESAAGVAGLIKVLLMMKHETIVPSLFYSEDSASIDAKALNVKIPTKAEKWRDSIARVAGINNFGFGGTNAHAIVKQHKQSNVPQKSGRKSHNCFVLSASSEKSMSMMMEDTIQQIDTDNKGDLEALAYTSACRRSHLKHRYRRAFRTLSLADLKDQLKSAMNKVTTPSYSDPRLVFVFCGNGVTYQGMCQQLLKHEPVFREKISQIEMLFQKFNNMSIIERLESDSESKDLSKPDVVQPLLFAIQVGIASLFKHWGIKPDAILGHSVGEVAAAHCSGLLSLEDAVKVIYFRSTLQNKVTGGKMLVVSNMVVSEVLNLLPSYSDKISLAAFNSPQSCTLSGYAEAIDSLHQKLSSSVKKKNLFLRVLDVPAAYHSQMMDPILSQLEDSIGSLQVNDVETELFSTVTGREVEQPDFSTGKYWARNIREPVSFEQAVRSAAKVKKNVVFVEIGPRRALQRNIQETLGNDTIVLSSVQPDKDHETMLNTVSKLFELGVQVDWDQFYRGREASPTPFPRYQFDSTRRDVIIAASKVHHTSGNHPVLTPTASDSNTFSCDLSSDSVSYLHEHKHNGVAIIPGAFYTELGLAAFMASAKPKVPLNTLQLSVSFQSPYVFTQNAPEIKVQLEPAVDETHFKIYSPSTNHASGTITSKRGQLAEEQNISLSSIYKRCNSVLSSEKFYTKIALGGFQYGTVFQNKGDVHYGEEFKEAFSVVTVPEELLSQLHEYCIHPVVLDFLMQLAPVTVAYRSSSRPGFPVKIGSLTVFEPLQEEMIVYLKAIDEGYDHFEVCGCFTDKVGRVLVELKHVMITYLGSRSHVVEEYFFHNDFNVVCEDINSSNASEAPKALVFSDQVGLPKAMQPHLSSQSRYISFTQSKEVLSHGFPTLLANLNITDLNKHFQEVLFVWGQEDVTSLKTEYVLENMVSCCEMFRKIVLALRAMQFANSIRVITYRSAENTVDHISAGFVLSGMTRSCAAEMDNLSFQLIDINSVSTEDMRALSQVLKSYPCKRYPELVVKGGLIWKPDIVHTPIGSIESTEGRIFSSMSEPCIFQTNDPCRITSLSAIPCDVDDTNIHEQSVKIQLSKICVHSSDYYPVSVSDLNYGQTIYWKNHTSQKHQLLALDFSGTVTAVGKDVNTLKVGDHIVSCYPIAASSKIVIPEAACYKTKRLTFLKEAPCVSYFVLAWEILHRLLPRVKHRRLSIISSVPDSSLLKVLIQTANKSGWNAIVGTPCNGMFVDAILLLPPFDKSLLAEASNCPDVRHVVIVCESQSQCLLEQSVFQNVKDSVHIQTLQMSSILQRGSLIAKRPHIYRLLKSTQLDRISFSLETSTFQKMSSGSIDFLSVEESESYFSSKTLSGVVLSKDDSKGTLSNIQLLPKPTSLFQKKSVYIVTGGLSGLGFETVKFLSQKGGEYIVILSRSSPTPDIQQEIVLLERQWTVQIVWMGCDVSVSEHVLRVIGLIGQKFPSCPIKGVFHSAVVLHDGLIETLDKSHFEKVLKPKVNGALNLHHATKHCKLDYFVCYSSISSFLGNASQTNYAAANSFLDYFCHYRRNIGLSGQSINWGALNLGLLLNKDHLHRFLERRGLMVMDVTEIHESLEQCLLLNKPQQVVCRFHVKNMMSNVLSQNASLTMRMTALVDEAVQKLKFQKSQSEHTSVPSSPSEYIRSVLSQTIGVDKNELDYDSPLSALGIDSMLAMTLQNLIFQDRGVNVPLVTLLDPNGTLSTLVSMLMESTEGESQNDDQKEDMTDDMFTRL, encoded by the exons ATGATGGGAGATGCTGAGGACATTGCTGTTGTTGGCATTGGCTGTAATTTCCCAGGAG GAGAGGGGCTTGACAATTTCTGGAAGGTTCTGTTGGAGGGGAAGAACTGTGCTTTACAGATTCCTGATGAAAGGTTTGACTCTTCCTACTGGTATGACCCCAATGATGACAAAGTTGGAAAATCGCGCACAGATAAGGCTGCACTCATGGATGG GTTTAATGAGTTTGATCACAAGTTCTTTGGCATCACTGAAACTGAAGTGGAACAAATGGACCCCCAGCAGAAACTCCTTCTTCAGTGTGCATACAGGGCTCTGGAGAATGCTGGGATGCCAATGGAGAAGGCCAGTGGGACCAAGACAGGAGTGTTTATAG GTCTTATGAACAGAGATTATGAACAATCTGCTGCATTTATGAACCCAAATGTAATCAACCACTGCACCGGCACCGGACTTTCTATGAGTATAGCAGCCAACAGAGTCTCATACGTCTTCAACTTCACTGGACCCTCACTCTCCATTGACTGTGCCTGCTCTTCATCCCTTGTTGCTCTTCATTTAGCTTGTCAAGCCATAAGACAAG GTGACTGCGAGATGGCTCTTTGTGGTGGCGTCAATTGTATCATACAGCCACTAGTCTTTGTCGCTCTCAGCAAAGCAAAGATGATTTCACCTGAAGGCACCAGCAAACCTTTCTCCAGCAGAGCAGATGGCTATGGCAGAGGAGAAGGCTGTGGGATTATTCTTCTGAAGCCACTAAAAAAA GCTCTCAAGGAGAATGACCATGTATGGGGCATCATAAGCAACACTGCTGTAAACCAAGACGGCCACACAGTCACTCCAATCACCAAGCCATCCATGGTCCAGCAAGAGGAGCTGCTGCGAGGAATCTATTCAGAGTCTGACCTGTTATCGGTCCAGTACATAGAGGCTCATGGGACTGGAACTCCAGTGGGGGATCCCATAGAAGCAGGCAGCATCTCCAAAGTCATTGCCAAAGCCAGACCTCCAGGTTCAGAGATACTCCGCATCGGCTCTGTGAAAGGCAACATTGGACACACTGAATCTGCAGCTGGAGTGGCAGGGCTAATCAAGGTACTCCTAATGATGAAACATGAAACCATTGTCCCTTCACTGTTCTACTCTGAGGACAGTGCCAGTATAGATGCTAAAGCTTTAAATGTAAAGATCCCTACTAAAGCAGAAAAGTGGAGAGATTCTATTGCAAGGGTTGCAGGAATAAACAATTTTGGTTTTGGAGGAACAAATGCACATGCGATTGTCAAACAACACAAGCAGTCAAATGTTCCTCAAAAAAGTGGTAGGAAATCACACAATTGTTTTGTCCTCTCTGCCAGTTCTGAAAAGTCGATGAGTATGATGATGGAGGACACAATTCAAcagatagacacagacaacaaagGTGATCTAGAAGCTCTTGCATACACATCTGCTTGTAGAAGAAGCCACTTGAAACATCGATATCGGAGGGCATTCAGAACTCTCTCTCTGGCTGATCTAAAAGACCAACTCAAGTCTGCCATGAACAAGGTAACAACACCATCTTACTCAGATCCCAGGCTAGTATTTGTCTTCTGTGGGAACGGTGTAACCTATCAAGGCATGTGCCAGCAGCTCCTGAAACATGAGCCTGTGTTCAGAGAGAAGATCAGCCAAATTGAGATGCTTTTCCAAAAGTTCAATAACATGAGTATCATAGAGAGACTTGAGAGTGATTCAGAGAGTAAGGATCTTTCAAAACCAGATGTTGTCCAGCCCCTACTCTTTGCCATTCAGGTTGGCATAGCCAGTCTCTTCAAGCACTGGGGCATCAAACCTGATGCCATTCTTGGCCACTCTGTAGGAGAGGTTgctgctgcccactgctctgggCTGTTGTCCCTTGAGGATGCAGTGAAGGTGATCTACTTCCGCAGTACTCTGCAGAATAAGGTCACAGGAGGGAAAATGCTTGTGGTCAGTAACATGGTCGTGTCAGAGGTCTTGAACCTCCTTCCCTCCTACTCAGATAAGATTTCCTTGGCTGCCTTCAACAGCCCACAGTCCTGCACCCTCTCAGGTTATGCAGAGGCTATTGACAGTCTCCATCAAAAGCTGAGCAGCTCCGTCAAGAAGAAGAATCTGTTCCTCCGTGTTCTGGATGTCCCTGCTGCATACCACAGCCAGATGATGGATCCCATCCTGTCTCAACTAGAGGACAGTATTGGCTCTTTACAAGTCAATGATGTTGAGACAGAATTGTTCTCCACAGTGACAGGAAGGGAGGTAGAGCAGCCAGACTTCAGCACAGGCAAATACTGGGCCAGGAACatacgagagccagtttcatttgAACAGGCAGTGAGATCAGCAGCCAAAGTGAAAAAGAATGTAGTCTTTGTGGAGATTGGCCCTAGAAGGGCTCTACAAAGAAACATCCAGGAGACGCTGGGAAATGACACCATAGTTCTGTCCTCAGTGCAGCCAGATAAAGATCATGAGACAATGCTGAATACTGTGTCCAAACTGTTTGAGTTGGGGGTTCAGGTAGACTGGGATCAGTTCTACAGAGGCCGTGAGGCTTCACCAACACCTTTCCCAAGGTATCAGTTTGATTCTACTCGGAGAGATGTTATCATTGCTGCGTCAAAGGTACATCATACATCAGGTAATCATCCTGTGCTAACTCCTACAGCTAGCGATAGCAATACCTTCAGTTGTGATCTGTCTTCTGATTCAGTATCCTACCTGCATGAGCATAAACACAACGGTGTTGCCATAATCCCTGGTGCCTTCTATACTGAGTTGGGTTTGGCTGCCTTCATGGCCAGTGCCAAACCAAAAGTTCCACTCAACACACTGCAACTCAGTGTCAGTTTTCAGAGTCCCTATGTTTTCACACAGAATGCACCAGAGATTAAAGTGCAACTTGAACCAGCAGTGGATGAGACCCATTTTAAGATATATTCTCCCTCCACAAACCATGCATCAGGCACAATAACATCCAAGCGAGGACAGCTAGCTGAAGAGCAGAACATTTCGCTAAGCTCTATCTACAAAAGATGCAATTCAGTGTTGAGTTCTGAAAAGTTCTACACTAAAATTGCTCTGGGTGGGTTTCAGTATGGCACTGTTTTCCAGAACAAGGGGGATGTACACTATGGTGAAGAGTTTAAGGAGGCTTTTTCAGTTGTCACAGTTCCAGAAGAATTGCTGTCTCAGTTGCATGAATACTGCATTCACCCTGTAGTGTTAGACTTCCTGATGCAACTTGCTCCTGTTACAGTAGCATATAGATCCTCTTCAAGGCCCGGGTTTCCTGTCAAAATAGGCAGCTTGACAGTGTTTGAACCCCTGCAAGAGGAAATGATTGTGTATCTGAAAGCAATTGATGAAGGCTATGATCACTTTGAGGTATGTGGTTGCTTTACAGACAaagtgggaagagttttggttgaGCTTAAGCATGTGATGATCACGTATCTTGGGAGCCGCTCTCATGTTGTGGAAGAATACTTCTTCCACAATGACTTCAATGTTGTCTGTGAGGATATCAATTCCTCTAATGCCAGTGAGGCACCAAAGGCCTTGGTCTTTTCTGACCAGGTAGGCCTTCCAAAAGCCATGCAACCACACTTAAGTTCACAGTCTAGATACATCTCCTTCACACAATCTAAGGAGGTCTTGAGCCATGGATTTCCTACACTCCTGGCAAACCTTAATATCACAGATCTCAACAAACACTTCCAGGAGGTCTTATTTGTGTGGGGTCAGGAAGATGTTACTTCACTGAAAACTGAGTATGTTCTGGAGAATATGGTAAGCTGCTGTGAGATGTTCAGGAAAATTGTCCTGGCACTGAGGGCCATGCAATTTGCAAATTCCATCAGAGTAATAACCTACCGGTCAGCAGAGAACACAGTGGACCACATCAGCGCAGGCTTTGTCCTGTCAGGCATGACTAGATCGTGTGCTGCAGAAATGGATAACCTTTCCTTCCAGCTGATTGACATCAACTCTGTCTCTACAGAGGACATGAGAGCTCTGTCTCAGGTCTTAAAGTCATACCCTTGCAAAAGATACCCAGAGTTGGTTGTGAAAGGTGGGCTGATTTGGAAACCTGATATTGTACATACTCCCATTGGCAGCATTGAGAGCACTGAGGGAAGGATTTTCTCTTCAATGTCTGAGCCATGCATCTTTCAGACAAATGACCCCTGCAGAATAACTAGCTTGTCTGCTATTCCCTGTGATGTTGATGATACAAACATCCATGAGCAATCAGTCAAGATTCAGCTCAGTAAGATATGTGTTCATTCCTCAGACTACTATCCTGTCAGTGTCTCTGATCTGAACTATGGTCAGACAATATACTGGAAGAATCACACATCTCAGAAGCACCAGCTTCTTGCACTTGACTTCAGTGGTACTGTCACAGCTGTAGGGAAAGATGTGAACACACTGAAAGTGGGAGACCATATAGTATCATGTTATCCCATTGCTGCATCTTCTAAGATTGTGATTCCTGAAGCAGCATGCTACAAGACAAAGAGGCTCACATTTCTGAAAGAGGCTCCTTGTGTGTCCTACTTTGTTCTGGCATGGGAAATACTGCACAGACTGTTACCTAGAGTCAAACATAGAAGGTTGAGCATCATCTCCTCTGTTCCTGACTCTAGTCTGCTGAAGGTCCTAATCCAAACAGCAAACAAATCAGGATGGAATGCCATTGTAGGGACACCGTGCAATGGGATGTTTGTTGATGCAATTCTCCTCCTTCCACCATTTGATAAATCTCTGTTGGCAGAAGCCAGCAATTGTCCTGATGTCAGACATGTTGTCATTGTCTGTGAATCCCAGTCCCAATGCTTGCTTGAACAGAGTGTTTTCCAGAATGTTAAGGATAGTGTTCACATACAGACTCTTCAGATGTCCAGCATCTTACAAAGGGGATCACTCATTGCCAAGAGGCCACACATTTATCGTTTGCTCAAATCCACGCAATTGGACAGGATATCATTTTCTCTAGAGACCTCTACATTTCAGAAAATGTCATCCGGTAGCATTGACTTCCTGTCTGTTGAGGAATCTGAGTCGTACTTCAGCTCAAAGACCCTGTCTGGTGTGGTACTGAGTAAAGATGATTCCAAAGGCACACTGTCCAACATTCAGTTGCTGCCTAAACCAACCTCTCTTTTCCAGAAGAAGTCTGTGTACATTGTCACAGGTGGTCTCTCTGGGCTGGGGTTTGAAACAGTGAAGTTCCTTTCCCAGAAAGGTGGAGAGTACATCGTCATACTCTCCAGAAGTAGCCCCACACCAGACATACAGCAGGAGATAGTCCTTCTGGAGAGACAATGGACTGTCCAGATTGTATGGATGGGATGTGATGTCTCTGTTTCTGAGCATGTGCTCAGAGTGATTGGTCTCATTGGTCAGAAGTTTCCCTCTTGTCCAATCAAAGGGGTGTTTCACAGTGCAGTCGTCCTGCATGATGGGTTGATTGAAACCCTTGACAAATCCCACTTCGAGAAAGTCCTAAAGCCCAAGGTGAATGGAGCGCTGAATCTGCACCACGCCACAAAACACTGTAAGTTAGACTACTTTGTGTGCTACTCTTCCATCTCTTCTTTCCTTGGCAATGCCTCACAAACAAACTATGCAGCAGCCAATTCATTCCTGGACTACTTCTGTCACTATAGACGGAATATTGGACTATCTGGGCAATCCATCAACTGGGGAGCTTTGAACCTTGGTCTCCTGCTTAACAAGGATCATTTACACAGGTTTCTGGAGAGAAGGGGATTGATGGTGATGGATGTTACAGAGATTCATGAGAGTTTGGAACAATGCCTCTTGCTAAACAAACCCCAACAGGTTGTATGTAGGTTTCACGTCAAGAACATGATGAGCAATGTCCTCTCTCAAAATGCATCATTGACCATGCGTATGACTGCATTAGTGGATGAGGCAGTGCAAAAACTCAAATTCCAAAAGTCACAGTCTGAACATACTTCTGTGCCATCCTCCCCAAGTGAATACATCAGGTCTGTACTCAGTCAAACAATTGGTGTTGACAAGAATGAGTTAGATTACgattctcctctctctgccttagGCATTGACTCAATGCTAGCCATGACCCTGCAGAACCTCATCTTTCAGGATAGGGGTGTGAATGTGCCTCTGGTTACATTGCTGGACCCCAATGGGACACTGTCTACATTGGTATCAATGTTGATGGAGAGTACTGAGGGTGAATCTCAGAATGATGATCAGAAAGAGGACATGACCGATGACATGTTCACAAGACTATAG
- the LOC106579696 gene encoding highly reducing polyketide synthase 40 isoform X2, translating to MMGDAEDIAVVGIGCNFPGGEGLDNFWKVLLEGKNCALQIPDERFDSSYWYDPNDDKVGKSRTDKAALMDGFNEFDHKFFGITETEVEQMDPQQKLLLQCAYRALENAGMPMEKASGTKTGVFIGLMNRDYEQSAAFMNPNVINHCTGTGLSMSIAANRVSYVFNFTGPSLSIDCACSSSLVALHLACQAIRQGDCEMALCGGVNCIIQPLVFVALSKAKMISPEGTSKPFSSRADGYGRGEGCGIILLKPLKKALKENDHVWGIISNTAVNQDGHTVTPITKPSMVQQEELLRGIYSESDLLSVQYIEAHGTGTPVGDPIEAGSISKVIAKARPPGSEILRIGSVKGNIGHTESAAGVAGLIKF from the exons ATGATGGGAGATGCTGAGGACATTGCTGTTGTTGGCATTGGCTGTAATTTCCCAGGAG GAGAGGGGCTTGACAATTTCTGGAAGGTTCTGTTGGAGGGGAAGAACTGTGCTTTACAGATTCCTGATGAAAGGTTTGACTCTTCCTACTGGTATGACCCCAATGATGACAAAGTTGGAAAATCGCGCACAGATAAGGCTGCACTCATGGATGG GTTTAATGAGTTTGATCACAAGTTCTTTGGCATCACTGAAACTGAAGTGGAACAAATGGACCCCCAGCAGAAACTCCTTCTTCAGTGTGCATACAGGGCTCTGGAGAATGCTGGGATGCCAATGGAGAAGGCCAGTGGGACCAAGACAGGAGTGTTTATAG GTCTTATGAACAGAGATTATGAACAATCTGCTGCATTTATGAACCCAAATGTAATCAACCACTGCACCGGCACCGGACTTTCTATGAGTATAGCAGCCAACAGAGTCTCATACGTCTTCAACTTCACTGGACCCTCACTCTCCATTGACTGTGCCTGCTCTTCATCCCTTGTTGCTCTTCATTTAGCTTGTCAAGCCATAAGACAAG GTGACTGCGAGATGGCTCTTTGTGGTGGCGTCAATTGTATCATACAGCCACTAGTCTTTGTCGCTCTCAGCAAAGCAAAGATGATTTCACCTGAAGGCACCAGCAAACCTTTCTCCAGCAGAGCAGATGGCTATGGCAGAGGAGAAGGCTGTGGGATTATTCTTCTGAAGCCACTAAAAAAA GCTCTCAAGGAGAATGACCATGTATGGGGCATCATAAGCAACACTGCTGTAAACCAAGACGGCCACACAGTCACTCCAATCACCAAGCCATCCATGGTCCAGCAAGAGGAGCTGCTGCGAGGAATCTATTCAGAGTCTGACCTGTTATCGGTCCAGTACATAGAGGCTCATGGGACTGGAACTCCAGTGGGGGATCCCATAGAAGCAGGCAGCATCTCCAAAGTCATTGCCAAAGCCAGACCTCCAGGTTCAGAGATACTCCGCATCGGCTCTGTGAAAGGCAACATTGGACACACTGAATCTGCAGCTGGAGTGGCAGGGCTAATCAAG TTCTGA